CGAAGGCGAGCGAGCCAGCCCTGCGCGGTACGCGGAGATGGTTGCGGAAGACCGCCGGTTGAAACTCGCGGGCTACGAGGTCTACCGGTTCGGCGGGGCCGAGTTCGCCCAACCGCCCGACGCAGTCAAGCGGATGATCCGAAGCTTCTTCGTCGCGCTGCTCGGTGCGACGCCTGCAAGCCGGATCAGCTGACCGCCACGACGACAGACCGCCTTGGAGAGCCGATAAGAAAAACCCAGCAACTCATTGAGATTGCTGGGCTTCTCGGGATGGAGGCGGCGGGAATCGAACCCGCGCCGGGCGGTGCGAAACCCCTAGCAGAATCGCGCCCTTACCTCGTAACCGCCCGGAATGCTTCGGAGTCGATATCCCGCCGCGTCCCGTTTCGTCCCGTCCTGTTCCATCCGGTTCCGCAGGCTTCTGCGACATACGTGCAACATGGCGAAGCCCTTGCCCCCTTCGCTTCGGGCCGTAGAGGAAGCCGTATCCGTCCGCTCAGCGATGTGCAGCAGGACCTTGTGGAGAGGAGCGAGATGGGACACCCCTGAGCCCATGTCTAAGCTAGCCGACAAGCCGCAGTGGGTCCTCATCGCCGAGCAATTCGAGCAGAGCGGGCTGACGCAGGGAGCATTCGCCCAGCAGCATGAACTGCGGCTGAGCACCTTGCAGTCGTGGATCTACCGCCGCTGGCGCCAGGGTGCTGCGCAGCCTGCACCGTCCGTGCGCCTGCTGCCTGTAGAGGTGGCGACGCCACGAGAGCCCCAGGTGGCAAGCGTGGAGGTGCTCACGCAAGGTGCGGTGCGAGTGCGTTTCGAGGTGGGCACCGACGTTTCCTACGGGGCACGGTCTACGCTGACGGATTCCCTACTTGTCAGCGTCGAGGACCACCGAGACGAGGCAGGCCTTGTCGTTGCGCGCGAAGCCCAGGCGGAGGCTGCCCCAGGGCTGGGAGTAGTTCAGATAGATCGGAGAGTCCGGGGGCTGGCGAGGCGTGGGAACGGAGAGCGCAGGGGAAGACCCAAAGTGGTGCTGTGCCTCCTCTTGGGTCACGCACGTGGATGGGTCAATTTCGAACAGAAGCAAGCCATCCTTGCGGCTGGACTGGGGGGTCGGCACGCGCAACTCGACGTTCTGGAGGGGAGCTTTCGCCGTGTCCCTCGCGCGGTAGACCGTGAAGTATTCATTGGAGACAGAGACCTCGGGCTTGAGAGAGGTCTCCATGAGCCGGTTCACCTCTTCGGGCTTGAAGGGGCGGCTTGCAGCCAGAGTGGAGATCAGCGCTAGGATCTTCGATGAGGTCATCATGACTAGGACAAGGTCTCCAGTGTACCACTGCCGTCCATGGAATCAGGGGCCTTTCTTGACCGCATGCTTGTCGTAGTGCTCCTGGTAGGGCTTGGCGTAGTAGTCATAATAGGTGCTGGTGGGGTCTGTGGAGGGAGACTCTCCCTTGGCGAACAGCTGTCCGATCTCTGCTCTCGCTTTGTCCCGATCCGCAGCGGCTGGGTACTTCGCCGCGACCTCCTCGTATTTCGCCGACTGGCTCCCGGCAATGCCAATATCCGGTCCGCCGTTCTTCAGGATTTCCTGTCGCACCTGCACGTTGATGAGCGTCGCCTCTCCTTCATCCTTGAGTGCACTCTGAACGTTCCGGTTGACATAGTCCTCACGCGACAGTCCCTCGTGGGATACGTAGGGCTCTGGCGTGTACAGCGCATGGCCTGACTCGTGGGCCAGGGTCTGGACTACCACCTGGGGGTTCTCCTTCTCATTGCTGTCGATGACGATCTTCTTCTGATCCCGATTCGCATAGCTGCCCTTACCGGCCTCACCATACTCGACAGTCCACCCTTGGTTCTTCATCTCCTTCAGGTTCGCCTGCAGCGTGGGAGATTGGGCCGCCAGCTGATCCACTTCGTCGCCCAGCCCTGTCTTCTCCCCTATGCTCGGGGCCGGAGAGGCCCTACTGGATGGGGTTGATGGAGTGGGCGCTGGAGAGCTCGGTGCCGGAGCTGCGGCTGACGCAGGCGCCGGGGCCGCCGAGGCGGCGGCCTCAGCGGCCTGTTTCTTCTTCTCGCACTCCTCGCAGAATGGAGTGCCGTTATGGGCGGCGAGCTGGATGGTGAACGCCTGGGTGGTAGAGCCGATGATCACGGTGGGACAGCCCGCCACGAGCACGCCGCCGTGGGAGGTGGGATCTCCCAGCCGCGCTGCGGGTTTTCCGCCGATGATCACAGTGGGCTCGCCTTGAGAGATGGAGTCCGAGACACCAGGGCCCACGCACAGCAAGGAATCTCCCACCCTAGCCGCTTTCTGGTAGCCGATGATGACCGTGGCTTCGCCTGAGGTTGTCGGCCCGCCCACGTGAGGAACGGGTCCCGGCTCCACCTTCGGGCAGACGTGCATGTCGGTGATGCGCGCAGCAGGAGGCATGGCTTACCTGCACTCTTGAGGCTTGAGCGATCCGTTGACGCTCAGTCTTGGACGTAACTCCACACGGAGCCGCAGGGTGCGGGAGCGCGAGGCAGAAGGCTATACCACTTCCGGGGTAGAGCTTCCGTCAATCACTCGCGGTGCACAGGACCGCCAGCGACTCGGCCCGGTCCGGAAAGCGGGAGGCCAGTTCGCGCTTCACCTGATTGCTGGGCTTCTCAGGGCTTCTCGGGATGGAGGCGGCAGCGATCAAACCAGCGCCGGGTGGTGCGAAACCTCTAGCAGAATCGCGCCCTTACCTCGTAACTGCCCGAAATGAGTCGGAGTTGTTATCCCACCGCATCCCGTGTCGTCCCGTCCTGTTCCATCCGGTTCCGCAGGCTCCTGCGACATTCGTGCAACATGGCGGGGCCGAACATGAGCCGGGGCAACTCAGTGTGCACCACGGCGGTCTACCGTCAAGCGGTCTACCGTCAAGCAGTGGCCGGACCGGCCCGAGGAGAGCGCCCTGTCGGCTCTGAGCGACAGCTACGGTACCTCCCGTCACGCTTCGGCAGTTCCGGCCCGAAGGAGAGGGGGGGGGCTCAACACCACGGTCGAGCACCTGAAAGTACGCCTGCACCCGTGTAGCGAAGCGCATCGCGCTACAGGTTCCGCGGCGTGCAAGGTCTGCAGAGACACAAGACCAGGAGCAACAAGGTCCAGCCAGCGGGGACAGTGGTGCAACCCCAGCCGTAATGGCGGCTCCTCTGGATAGAGAACCGGCGTTGGGCTGGAGCGCTAAAATTACCCGCAGCATCCATCGCGACAGTGGAGACGGTGTAGTTCCCGAAATTGACCTCGCGAAGAACGCTGGGGCTCGCGGTGAGCGTCCAGGCCGACACGGCGGACGAATCGGACGTAGGCCTCGCGGTAAGCGTTGAGGCCTCGTGGCGGGGGAGTACAAACCGCCCTTGATGCCATCGGTCCAGCGGAGATCGAAGACTTCAAGGCCGCCATGCGTAACAAGACCTCGGCGGCGCGCGCCCGGAAGGAGGCCCCCACTCAAGCCGCCATCCTCAAGCGTAAGGACGTGGCGCCCAAGCCCCTGAGCCTGAAGACGATCAACAACGTCCTGTCAGCGCTCAGCAAACTGCTGAACCTCGCGGAGGAACAGGAGGTCATCAAGCAGGCTCCGCGCGTGAAGCTCTTCGGCAAACTCCCAAAGCCCACCTTCGATTTCCTCAGCTTCGAGGAGGCCGAGCGGCTGATCGACGCTGCCGAGCCGGAATGGCGGGCGCTGCTGCTGGTGGCGCTGAAGACGGGGCTTCGCCAGGGAGAACTGATCGGGCTCCAGTGGAGCGATCTGGACTTGGCACAAGGACGGCTCAACGTGCGGCGCACCATCTGGCGCGGCGTGACGGACTTGCCCAAGGGTGGACGCGAGCGGACGGTGGACCTTCCTGCGTCGGCGGTGGATGCGCTCAAGGCGCACCGTCACCTGCGGGGCCGTTACGTGTTCTGCCAGGAGGACGGCCAGCCGCTTACTGAGGGCAAGATGAAGCAACCGCTTCGCCGCGTGCTCAACCGTGCGGGCATCAGCCGTGAGGAGGGGCGGATCGGCTGGCACGACCTCCGCCACACCTACGCGAGCCACCTCGCCATGCGGGGCGTTCCGCTCAAGGTGATCCAGGAGTTGATGGGACACGTCACGATCGAGATGACCGAGCGCTACGCCCACCTCAGCCCCGACACGCGGCGAGAGGCGGTCGGTGTTCTTGACCGGCCCCTGCCGCTTGCGCCCGCATGCGACATACGTGCAACACGGATGGAGGAAGCCGCTAACCATCCGTAAAGACGTACTAAAAAAGTGGAGGCGGCGGCAATCGAACCCGCCACCTCGGAGCGGAGGTAGTCTTCGGGGCATGGCGAAGAACCCGGGCGTGACGCTGGTTCCTGGCCACCGGGTGCGGTGGGAGGAGGGCCGTCTTCGCGTCGAGGCCGATGACGATCGCAGCCGTCTCCGCGCCGCGCTGGAGCGCCACCTCGTGATGGGGGAGGGCGGAGACACGCTCGTCTTCGGTGGCCAGGTTCGCGCCCGCTTCAGCGCTCCCTCGGAAGTGGAGGCGCTCACCGCATTCGAGGCGCGCTTTCTGGCCGACAACAATGTGCCGATGACGCTCCCTACCGGGGCGCCTCCGTTCTCTCCCCGTACGGATCTCCACACGCACTTCGCTGGGGCCCTTCCAGGGCGGATCCTGGTGGAGCTGGCGGCCGCGGAGGAGGGCGTCACCGTGCCGCGGAGCTTGCTGGTGGAGGCCGGTATCGACGCCCGCGAGGATGTCCCCGCGGCTTTGCTCGATGAACCCGCGCGCGTGCGGCTTGCTCGCAGCCTCGATGTTCAGCTCGATCGGCAGATCACGTTCCGGGACATGGAGCGCCTCTACGCGCGCCGAAGCCCGCTGGCCAAGCATCCTCGGCTCTTTTTGCCACAGCTGCGCGCCATCTGCCGGGAGCTTGCCGCCGCGGGCGTGGTCTATGCCGAACTCTCGCTCTCCTCGGCGGTGGAGCCCGAGGTGCTCTCCGCGCTACACGCCTCGCTCGATGCGCTGGAGGCGTCCAGTGGGGTCCGCCTCCGCTTCCTCGTAGCCCTGTCGCGGCATGACGATCTCGAGTGGGATCTCGATGTGCTCGATCGCGTGGAGCAGTGCCTGCCGAGCCGTGCCATCGCGGGTGTGGACATCATGGGCCACGAGACCTGCTCCACACGGGCCTTCCTCCCCGTGCTGGAGCGGGCCGCGGCGCTCGGCGGGGCGCGGCCCGGCTTCGTCGTCCGCGTGCATGCGGGCGAGAACCCTGCGTTCCCCGAGAACGTCCGCGAGACCGTGCGCGCCCTGTTGCCGTTCCCAGGTGTCGAGATCCGCATTGGCCACGGCCTCTATGGCGTCGATGACGACACGCTGAAGACCATGGCCCGCAACGCGGACCGGTTGGTGGTGGAGTTCAACCTCACCTCCAACCTCGCGTTGAACAACATCCAGACCACGCTCCAGGTCCCCCTGCGCCGCTACGTGGATGCGGGTGTGGCGGTCGTCCTCGGCAGTGATGGGGCGGGGCTCTATGGCACCTGCGCTCCAGACGAGGTGCGCGCCGCGATCGCCTGCGGGCTCGACGAGGAGCGGCTCGCGCGGCTCCGAGGAGCGGAAGAAGCGTTGCTGGCGGCGAAGCAGGAGCGCGAGCGCGCCCTGCCTCCGCTGCGAGACTGGAGCCCCCCACCGCCTGAACCGAGGCGGCACTTCACGCCTGTCCGAGCAGCGGAGATCGCGGCACGGCGCGGCGCGGTGCGCGCAGCCCAGGACCAGCGTCTGCGGGAGCTGGGGGCCACCGTGACGGATGCGGCGCCGGACCTGGCGGGCCGTCCGTTGCTGTGGCTCGCGGGGGCCTGGCGCCACGCGTTCTCCTCGTGGACCGTCGAAGAGATGGGTCGCGCCAGCGCCGTCCTCACCGAGGTCCTCCGAGGCCTCGAGAAGCGTGGAGGCGTGCTGCTGACCGGGGGAACGTGCCACGGCATGGAGGGCTTGAGCCACGGTCTCGCCGCGCAGGAGGGAGTCGAGGTGCTCGGCGCCATCGTGGAAGAGACGCTCGCGGAGGACCTCGACTGGCGCGTCCGCAGGTTCTGGCGCTGCGCGCGATCCTTGTACGAGAAGGCCGCGCCCGTGGTGCGCCTGGTGCGCGACGCCCAGGGGCTGGGGCTCTTCCTGGGAGGCGGCCTTATTGTCGCGGACGAGCAGCAGGCCGCCTACAACATCCGCGCCCGGCACGTGTACCTGTCCGGGCTGCGAGGCGCCGCCGTGGACGCCGCGCGTGCCAGCAAGCACGTCCGCTTCGTCGATGACGCAGCCGAGGTGCTGGCGGCGCTCGATGACAGGCGTCCCTGGGGCCAGCTGCGCCACCCAGGGCCCAACGACGCCGCCGACATCATCGTGTTCCGGCGCGGCGCTCAGGGCGATGACGAATTGCTGCTCATCCGGCGTCACGACGACAGTGGGGCCGCAGCGGGGCGCATGTCCCTGCCTGGGGGCTTCGTCCGCCCCGGTGAGGCACCGAAGGACGCCGCCGTCAGAGAGCTGCTCGAAGAGACGGGCCTGAGGGTGCCTGCCTCCGCGCTCGTGCCTGTCTGCATCGTGGAGGGTGGGGGACGAGACCCTCGCGACACCGAGGAGCGCTGGGTGCGCAG
This genomic stretch from Hyalangium gracile harbors:
- a CDS encoding PAAR domain-containing protein, whose product is MPPAARITDMHVCPKVEPGPVPHVGGPTTSGEATVIIGYQKAARVGDSLLCVGPGVSDSISQGEPTVIIGGKPAARLGDPTSHGGVLVAGCPTVIIGSTTQAFTIQLAAHNGTPFCEECEKKKQAAEAAASAAPAPASAAAPAPSSPAPTPSTPSSRASPAPSIGEKTGLGDEVDQLAAQSPTLQANLKEMKNQGWTVEYGEAGKGSYANRDQKKIVIDSNEKENPQVVVQTLAHESGHALYTPEPYVSHEGLSREDYVNRNVQSALKDEGEATLINVQVRQEILKNGGPDIGIAGSQSAKYEEVAAKYPAAADRDKARAEIGQLFAKGESPSTDPTSTYYDYYAKPYQEHYDKHAVKKGP
- a CDS encoding NUDIX domain-containing protein → MAKNPGVTLVPGHRVRWEEGRLRVEADDDRSRLRAALERHLVMGEGGDTLVFGGQVRARFSAPSEVEALTAFEARFLADNNVPMTLPTGAPPFSPRTDLHTHFAGALPGRILVELAAAEEGVTVPRSLLVEAGIDAREDVPAALLDEPARVRLARSLDVQLDRQITFRDMERLYARRSPLAKHPRLFLPQLRAICRELAAAGVVYAELSLSSAVEPEVLSALHASLDALEASSGVRLRFLVALSRHDDLEWDLDVLDRVEQCLPSRAIAGVDIMGHETCSTRAFLPVLERAAALGGARPGFVVRVHAGENPAFPENVRETVRALLPFPGVEIRIGHGLYGVDDDTLKTMARNADRLVVEFNLTSNLALNNIQTTLQVPLRRYVDAGVAVVLGSDGAGLYGTCAPDEVRAAIACGLDEERLARLRGAEEALLAAKQERERALPPLRDWSPPPPEPRRHFTPVRAAEIAARRGAVRAAQDQRLRELGATVTDAAPDLAGRPLLWLAGAWRHAFSSWTVEEMGRASAVLTEVLRGLEKRGGVLLTGGTCHGMEGLSHGLAAQEGVEVLGAIVEETLAEDLDWRVRRFWRCARSLYEKAAPVVRLVRDAQGLGLFLGGGLIVADEQQAAYNIRARHVYLSGLRGAAVDAARASKHVRFVDDAAEVLAALDDRRPWGQLRHPGPNDAADIIVFRRGAQGDDELLLIRRHDDSGAAAGRMSLPGGFVRPGEAPKDAAVRELLEETGLRVPASALVPVCIVEGGGRDPRDTEERWVRSHVFATRIAGVAPDDTTGSLVLGGSDAAAALFVSVERRPPLAFDHDMLVARALAWRDQSS